A stretch of the Paenibacillus dendritiformis genome encodes the following:
- a CDS encoding ATP-dependent helicase codes for MQVKEGFLARKQREGIVLNDVQTEAVLHTDGPMLLLASPGSGKTTTIVMKIGYLIAEKKSDPARIKAITFSRASAADMRDRFARLCPELPARSVDFSTIHSLAFAVTREHLRNARTDFRIIEGDLDLENREEAPMGMPVLHKKLILRELYKTIGGEPVADDQLDELTTYISYVKNKLLLPDQWERVSCSVPKAAHIARQYEQFKRTGTDKLLLDYDDMLTVAHEAFRRDRKLLERYQSRYDYILTDESQDTSLVQHEIIRKLAQPHRNLCVVADDDQSIYAWRAAEPDYLLQFRQIYPDAKLLKMERNYRSSRNIVEVANRFIKQNKQRYDKQMFTANPPQRPIAITEVAEYEDQARRVAERVSAVANLRDTAVLYRNNSSSIALMNEFDRAGIPFFIRDGDNRFFSHWVVEDVLNFMRMAFTDRRPDLLEKIHLKFNGYISKQQMAALKDIHNGESVFDNLLRHVPLKDYQVGLLQESKETFARLKEMTPQAAIGVIRTKLGYDKAVEKTCERFGFRKEYIIGILNTLDNIADGLATLPDFAARLKRLESIMASSKRNRGANAVTFSTFHSAKGLEFEHVFMIDLVEGIIPSQEDIRSYDKGETAQMEEAVRLFYVGMTRAKSHLELLSYRERGGEKAKRSRFVSYVEKLQPSAAPGPAPTAPSSAAQARTAPALPDAIRTWSGIGAGTKVQHAAFGLGEIVSLDEEAVEIQFAGERKRMHAPTCLSRGLLALAEKSGNARRFQSSNP; via the coding sequence ATGCAAGTAAAGGAAGGGTTCTTGGCACGCAAGCAGCGGGAGGGCATCGTTCTCAATGACGTGCAGACCGAGGCGGTCCTTCATACGGACGGGCCGATGCTGCTGCTGGCCTCTCCCGGATCGGGGAAGACGACGACCATCGTAATGAAAATCGGGTATCTTATCGCGGAAAAGAAGTCGGATCCGGCACGCATCAAGGCGATCACCTTCAGCAGGGCGTCCGCGGCCGACATGAGGGATCGGTTCGCGCGGCTATGTCCCGAGCTGCCGGCCCGCAGCGTCGATTTCTCGACGATTCACAGTCTGGCGTTCGCGGTCACTCGCGAGCATCTGCGGAATGCGCGCACCGATTTCCGGATCATCGAAGGGGATCTCGATCTGGAGAACCGGGAAGAAGCCCCGATGGGAATGCCGGTTCTTCACAAAAAGCTTATTCTCCGGGAGCTGTACAAAACGATTGGAGGAGAACCTGTCGCCGATGATCAGTTGGATGAATTGACGACCTACATCAGCTATGTCAAAAATAAGCTGCTTCTCCCGGACCAGTGGGAACGCGTCTCGTGCAGCGTGCCGAAGGCGGCGCATATCGCCCGGCAGTACGAGCAATTCAAGCGAACGGGCACGGACAAGCTTCTGCTTGATTACGACGATATGCTGACGGTCGCCCATGAGGCGTTCAGACGGGACCGGAAGCTGCTGGAGCGGTACCAGTCCCGCTATGATTATATTTTGACCGATGAGAGCCAGGATACCTCGCTCGTGCAGCACGAGATCATCCGCAAGCTGGCGCAGCCGCACAGGAATCTGTGCGTCGTAGCTGACGATGATCAGAGCATTTATGCGTGGCGGGCCGCGGAACCGGATTATTTGCTTCAATTCAGGCAAATATACCCGGATGCCAAGCTTCTGAAAATGGAGCGGAATTACCGCTCATCGCGCAATATCGTCGAGGTGGCCAACCGCTTCATCAAGCAGAACAAGCAGCGGTATGACAAGCAGATGTTCACGGCCAACCCGCCGCAGCGCCCGATTGCCATTACGGAGGTCGCCGAATACGAGGATCAGGCGAGAAGGGTGGCGGAGCGCGTGTCCGCCGTGGCCAATTTGCGGGACACGGCCGTGCTCTACCGCAACAATTCTTCTTCGATTGCGCTTATGAATGAGTTTGATCGCGCTGGCATCCCGTTTTTTATCCGTGACGGGGACAACCGGTTCTTCTCGCATTGGGTGGTCGAGGATGTGCTGAATTTTATGCGGATGGCATTTACCGACCGGCGGCCTGATCTTTTGGAAAAAATCCATCTCAAGTTCAACGGGTACATCTCGAAGCAGCAAATGGCGGCATTGAAGGACATTCACAACGGCGAATCGGTCTTCGACAATCTGCTTCGCCATGTCCCGCTGAAAGACTACCAGGTCGGTCTGCTGCAGGAAAGCAAGGAAACCTTCGCCCGGCTGAAGGAGATGACCCCGCAGGCGGCTATCGGCGTCATTCGCACGAAGCTGGGCTATGACAAGGCCGTCGAGAAAACATGCGAGCGGTTCGGCTTCCGCAAGGAGTATATTATCGGCATCCTGAACACGCTGGACAATATCGCCGACGGCCTCGCTACGCTGCCGGACTTCGCGGCGCGCTTGAAGCGGCTGGAGTCGATCATGGCTTCCTCCAAGCGGAACCGCGGCGCGAACGCGGTGACGTTCTCCACGTTTCACAGCGCGAAGGGGCTGGAGTTCGAGCATGTGTTCATGATTGATCTGGTGGAGGGCATTATCCCGTCGCAGGAGGACATCCGCAGTTACGACAAAGGCGAGACCGCGCAGATGGAAGAAGCGGTTCGGCTGTTCTATGTGGGCATGACGCGGGCGAAATCCCATCTGGAGCTGCTGTCCTATCGGGAGCGGGGCGGCGAGAAAGCCAAGCGCTCGCGCTTCGTGTCATATGTGGAGAAGCTTCAGCCATCGGCAGCTCCGGGCCCGGCACCGACGGCGCCCTCGTCCGCGGCGCAGGCAAGGACGGCCCCGGCGCTCCCCGATGCGATTCGGACATGGAGCGGGATCGGGGCCGGAACGAAGGTGCAGCATGCGGCCTTCGGACTCGGCGAGATTGTCAGCCTGGATGAGGAGGCTGTCGAGATTCAATTCGCCGGCGAGCGGAAGCGGATGCATGCCCCGACCTGTCTGAGCCGCGGGCTGTTGGCATTGGCGGAAAAATCCGGCAATGCCCGCCGATTCCAGAGCTCCAATCCGTGA
- a CDS encoding formate--tetrahydrofolate ligase — protein MRPIVDVAARIGVPAEQLELYGKYKAKLSREVWEANANRPDGKLILVSAMNPTPAGEGKTLTTIGLTQGLNRIGRKAVAALREPSLGPCMGMKGGATGSGRAQIVPAEDINLHFTGDIHAITSAHNLLAAMIDNHLYQGNAIGIQPERIVWKRAVDMNDRALRHIVVGLGDGNGAVREDGFMITTASEIMAVLCLSEDMDDMRARLGRMVVAYTYEGEPVTASQLQAVEAMCVLLKDAIYPNLVQTMEGDPVLVHGGPFANIAHGCSSVRATRYALKLADYVVTEAGFGADLGAEKFMDIKCRQTGLAPAVVVLVATVRALKYNGGLAKDQLERESPEALAAGFANLRRHVENMRSFGVPVVVAVNRFAADTERELEAVQRMCREIGTEAILSEAWAKGGEGGAALAEAVVRLANAQEEGRFRLLYEDELPIEAKIEAIVTRIYRGSEVVYSPAAKRALRELKRFDTAKLPVCMAKTPYSFSDRPGLLGAPEGFTLEVRDIRWSAGAGFLVVHTGQVLTMPGLPKHPAAERIRLDEEQGVVGLSG, from the coding sequence ATGAGACCAATAGTTGACGTTGCAGCCCGTATCGGCGTGCCGGCGGAGCAGCTTGAGCTCTACGGGAAATACAAGGCGAAGCTGAGCCGGGAAGTATGGGAGGCGAATGCGAACCGGCCCGACGGCAAGCTGATTCTCGTCTCGGCCATGAATCCGACGCCGGCGGGGGAAGGCAAGACGCTGACGACGATCGGGCTGACGCAGGGGCTGAACCGCATCGGCCGGAAGGCGGTGGCGGCGCTGCGCGAGCCGTCGCTCGGGCCGTGTATGGGGATGAAGGGCGGCGCGACCGGCAGCGGGCGCGCACAGATTGTTCCGGCGGAGGACATCAATCTTCATTTTACCGGAGATATTCACGCGATTACGTCGGCCCATAATCTGTTGGCGGCCATGATCGACAATCATTTGTATCAGGGCAACGCAATCGGCATCCAGCCGGAACGCATCGTCTGGAAGCGGGCGGTCGATATGAACGACCGGGCGCTGCGGCATATCGTCGTTGGGCTGGGTGACGGCAACGGCGCCGTGCGAGAAGACGGCTTCATGATTACGACGGCTTCGGAGATTATGGCCGTGCTCTGCCTGTCCGAGGATATGGACGACATGCGGGCAAGACTCGGCCGGATGGTGGTCGCCTATACCTATGAGGGCGAGCCGGTAACCGCGTCGCAGCTCCAAGCCGTCGAAGCGATGTGCGTGCTGTTGAAGGACGCCATCTACCCGAACCTGGTCCAGACGATGGAAGGGGACCCGGTGCTGGTGCACGGCGGTCCGTTCGCGAACATCGCGCACGGCTGCAGCAGCGTGCGGGCGACGCGATATGCGCTGAAGCTCGCCGACTATGTCGTGACCGAGGCTGGCTTCGGCGCCGATCTGGGCGCGGAGAAATTCATGGATATCAAATGCCGCCAGACCGGGCTGGCGCCGGCGGTTGTCGTCCTGGTCGCGACGGTGCGCGCTCTTAAATATAACGGCGGCTTGGCTAAGGATCAACTGGAGCGGGAATCGCCGGAGGCGCTCGCCGCCGGGTTTGCCAATCTGCGCCGTCACGTGGAGAATATGCGCAGCTTCGGCGTGCCGGTTGTCGTCGCGGTGAACCGGTTCGCGGCCGATACGGAGCGGGAGCTGGAGGCCGTTCAGCGGATGTGCCGCGAAATCGGGACCGAGGCGATTCTGTCCGAAGCATGGGCGAAAGGCGGAGAAGGCGGCGCAGCACTCGCCGAAGCCGTCGTGCGGCTGGCCAACGCTCAGGAAGAGGGACGATTCCGGCTGCTGTACGAGGACGAACTGCCAATCGAAGCGAAGATTGAAGCGATCGTCACCCGCATTTACCGCGGCTCCGAGGTCGTCTACAGCCCGGCCGCCAAGCGGGCCCTGCGCGAGCTCAAGCGATTCGATACGGCGAAGCTTCCGGTATGCATGGCAAAAACGCCCTATTCGTTCAGCGATCGGCCGGGACTGCTCGGAGCGCCGGAAGGGTTCACGCTGGAGGTGCGCGATATTCGCTGGTCGGCGGGAGCGGGCTTCCTCGTCGTTCATACCGGCCAGGTGCTGACGATGCCCGGGCTGCCGAAGCATCCGGCGGCGGAACGGATTCGCCTGGATGAGGAGCAGGGCGTCGTCGGACTGAGCGGCTAA
- a CDS encoding alpha/beta hydrolase family protein, translated as MLLHLTYLSGGHKVTGYLSLPPGYRLDPERLGLWLRGHFACPELPRPAEAACGWPQERRDMAAGLWPALLYCRGGMGKFGRVRTHWLEQFSSHGYIVFAPCYRGNEGGEGRDEFGGADTEDVRAAWRMLAQLPFVDERRISIMGFSRGAINAARTAASAPGIHRLILWSGVSDLARTYEERVDLRRMLKRVLGGTPARREAAFRLRSPIHLAERIRCPVLLIHGTEDVQVPFGHAVRMRDRLSALGKEADLHPYPGEGHLFPPGKHREAVGRMFRWIEETRP; from the coding sequence ATGCTGCTGCATCTTACCTATCTATCCGGGGGCCACAAGGTCACCGGTTATCTAAGCCTGCCGCCCGGATACCGCTTGGATCCGGAACGGCTTGGGCTCTGGCTTCGCGGCCACTTCGCGTGCCCGGAGCTTCCGCGCCCGGCGGAAGCGGCCTGCGGCTGGCCGCAGGAACGCCGGGACATGGCGGCGGGGCTCTGGCCGGCCCTTCTCTATTGCCGCGGCGGAATGGGCAAGTTCGGCCGCGTGCGGACACATTGGCTGGAGCAGTTCTCCAGCCATGGTTATATCGTCTTCGCCCCCTGCTACCGCGGCAACGAAGGGGGCGAAGGCCGGGACGAATTCGGCGGCGCCGATACGGAGGATGTCCGCGCCGCTTGGCGCATGCTCGCCCAATTGCCGTTCGTCGATGAGCGGCGCATCTCTATCATGGGCTTCTCCCGCGGAGCCATCAACGCGGCCAGGACGGCGGCAAGCGCCCCCGGCATCCACCGCCTCATTCTATGGAGCGGGGTCTCGGATCTGGCGCGGACGTATGAGGAACGGGTCGATCTGCGGCGCATGCTCAAGCGCGTGCTCGGAGGGACGCCCGCCCGGCGGGAGGCGGCGTTCCGCCTTCGCTCCCCGATCCATCTGGCGGAGCGGATTCGCTGTCCCGTCCTGCTTATTCACGGGACGGAGGATGTGCAGGTGCCTTTTGGCCATGCCGTCCGGATGCGGGACCGGCTCTCGGCGCTAGGCAAGGAGGCCGATCTGCATCCCTATCCTGGAGAGGGTCATTTATTCCCGCCCGGGAAGCACCGGGAAGCCGTGGGGCGGATGTTCCGCTGGATCGAGGAGACGAGGCCCTGA
- a CDS encoding Glu/Leu/Phe/Val family dehydrogenase — protein sequence MLQREQAEVLNPYEIVQKQIDAAAAKLQLPEHVTELLKKPKRVLSVSFPVRMDDGTVRIFDGYRSQHNDAIGPTKGGIRFHPDVTLDEVKALSMWMTFKCGVVGLPYGGGKGGVICDPRQMSKGEIERVSRAFMEAISDIVGPERDIPAPDVYTTPQIMGWMMDTYSKLRGHYTPGVITGKPIIIGGSQGRNAATAQGCVYTIQSALQDIGRPMEKATVAIQGFGNAGRIAARLLTDLGATIVAVSDSRGGIYDPNGLDLDRVEQLKDEATILEYGQDFHVSNEKLLELDVDILIPAALENVITKENAPRIKARIVAEAANGPTTPEADAILNQKGCIVIPDILANAGGVTVSYFEWVQNLMNYYWSEEEVLDKLQTNMVKSYEAVRDMANEYNTDLRTAAYMISLQRVTEAMRARGWV from the coding sequence ATGTTACAACGTGAACAAGCAGAAGTGCTAAACCCGTACGAAATCGTACAAAAGCAAATCGATGCGGCTGCGGCAAAATTACAGTTACCCGAGCATGTTACTGAACTATTGAAAAAACCGAAACGGGTATTATCGGTAAGCTTCCCTGTACGGATGGACGACGGTACGGTACGGATTTTTGACGGATATCGTTCCCAGCACAACGATGCTATCGGACCAACAAAAGGCGGCATCCGATTCCATCCGGACGTGACGCTGGACGAAGTCAAAGCATTATCGATGTGGATGACGTTCAAATGCGGCGTCGTTGGCCTGCCTTACGGCGGGGGCAAGGGCGGCGTCATTTGCGACCCTCGCCAAATGAGCAAAGGGGAAATTGAACGGGTCAGCCGCGCTTTCATGGAAGCCATCTCGGATATTGTAGGACCTGAACGGGACATTCCGGCTCCAGACGTATACACCACACCGCAGATTATGGGCTGGATGATGGATACCTACAGCAAGCTGCGCGGACATTATACGCCGGGCGTCATTACAGGCAAACCGATTATTATCGGAGGCTCCCAAGGACGAAATGCAGCGACGGCCCAAGGCTGTGTATATACGATTCAATCGGCGCTTCAGGACATCGGCCGTCCGATGGAGAAGGCGACGGTAGCCATTCAAGGCTTCGGCAACGCCGGTCGCATTGCGGCTCGCCTGCTGACCGACCTCGGCGCGACTATCGTAGCCGTAAGCGATTCCCGCGGAGGAATCTACGATCCGAACGGACTCGATCTCGACCGCGTCGAGCAGCTGAAGGACGAAGCGACGATTCTGGAATATGGTCAAGATTTCCACGTTTCGAACGAGAAACTGCTTGAACTGGACGTTGACATCCTCATTCCGGCAGCATTGGAAAATGTCATCACGAAGGAAAATGCCCCTCGTATCAAAGCCCGCATCGTGGCGGAAGCAGCGAACGGCCCGACGACACCGGAGGCGGACGCCATCCTGAATCAAAAAGGCTGCATCGTCATTCCTGATATTTTGGCAAATGCCGGCGGCGTAACCGTATCCTACTTCGAATGGGTACAGAACTTGATGAACTACTACTGGAGCGAAGAGGAGGTCCTCGACAAGCTGCAGACGAATATGGTCAAGTCGTACGAAGCGGTACGCGACATGGCCAATGAATACAATACGGACCTGCGTACGGCCGCATACATGATCTCGCTTCAACGCGTTACTGAAGCTATGCGCGCTCGCGGCTGGGTGTAA
- a CDS encoding MTH1187 family thiamine-binding protein yields the protein MALAEITVIPIGTESTSLSSYVADMQRAIGQVDGIVYELTAMGTIIEGPLDRLFEAIRALHESPFHSGASRVSTVVKIDDRRDKAGSIGQKLASVREKLTQ from the coding sequence ATGGCGCTGGCCGAGATTACGGTCATTCCTATCGGGACGGAGTCGACGAGCCTGAGCTCGTACGTTGCCGATATGCAGCGTGCGATCGGGCAGGTCGACGGCATTGTCTATGAGCTGACCGCGATGGGGACGATTATCGAAGGGCCGCTGGATCGATTGTTCGAGGCGATTCGCGCGCTCCATGAAAGCCCGTTCCATAGCGGGGCTTCCCGGGTATCGACTGTCGTCAAAATCGATGATCGCCGCGACAAGGCCGGATCGATTGGGCAGAAGCTGGCTTCCGTGCGGGAAAAGCTGACTCAGTAA
- a CDS encoding aldehyde dehydrogenase family protein — translation MTQVETYGLFINGEWRVTEETAPLFAPYDGALLARISQAGEAELEEAIAGAQRAAAKMKAMPAHARADILLKAAEQMSARREELARQLAREAAKPIRAARAEMERTITTYRFAAEEAKRLYGETIPMDAAPGGEGRFGFTLREPLGVVAAITPFNFPANLVAHKLGPALAAGNAVVLKPASQTPLSALAMGDIFRQAGLPDGALQIVTGSGRAVGDRFVADERVRKITFTGSEEVGARLKAKAGLRKTTLELGSNSALIVEPGVLLEPIIPRCVEGAFGYAGQVCISIQRIYVHESICQEFTERFVARTQELRAGDPLDEATDISAMISEREAERIEAWVNAAVAQGARVACGGRREGGYFMPTALLGVTPDMDVSCRETFAPVVSIVPYASLDEAIALANRSDFGLNAGIYTANLANAMRAARELEAGGIIINDIPTFRTDHMPYGGVKKSGYGREGVKYAIQDMTELKFVSVNTLPSA, via the coding sequence ATGACGCAGGTTGAGACGTACGGATTGTTCATTAACGGCGAGTGGAGGGTGACGGAGGAGACCGCACCGCTGTTCGCCCCCTATGATGGGGCATTGTTGGCCCGCATCAGCCAGGCCGGGGAGGCGGAACTGGAGGAGGCGATCGCCGGGGCGCAGCGGGCGGCAGCGAAGATGAAGGCGATGCCCGCCCATGCGCGGGCCGATATTTTGCTGAAGGCGGCCGAGCAGATGAGCGCGCGCCGGGAGGAACTGGCCCGGCAGTTGGCCCGGGAAGCGGCCAAGCCGATTCGGGCGGCGCGCGCCGAGATGGAGCGGACGATTACGACGTACCGGTTCGCGGCCGAAGAGGCGAAGCGTCTCTACGGCGAGACGATCCCGATGGATGCGGCGCCGGGCGGAGAAGGCCGGTTCGGCTTCACGCTGCGCGAACCGCTCGGCGTCGTGGCCGCGATTACGCCATTCAATTTCCCGGCGAATCTGGTGGCGCACAAGCTCGGTCCAGCTCTGGCCGCCGGCAATGCCGTCGTGCTGAAGCCGGCCTCCCAGACGCCGCTTAGCGCGCTCGCGATGGGCGACATTTTCCGGCAGGCCGGACTGCCCGACGGGGCGCTGCAGATCGTGACAGGCAGCGGCCGCGCAGTCGGCGACCGCTTCGTTGCGGACGAGCGCGTGCGCAAGATTACGTTTACAGGCAGCGAGGAGGTCGGAGCGCGTCTGAAGGCGAAGGCCGGGCTGCGCAAGACGACGCTGGAGCTCGGCTCGAATTCGGCGCTCATCGTCGAGCCCGGCGTGCTGCTGGAGCCGATTATTCCGCGCTGCGTGGAGGGGGCCTTCGGCTATGCCGGACAAGTCTGCATCTCCATCCAGCGCATCTATGTGCACGAGTCGATCTGCCAAGAGTTCACCGAACGGTTCGTGGCGCGAACCCAGGAACTGCGCGCCGGCGATCCGTTGGATGAGGCGACCGACATCAGCGCCATGATTAGCGAGCGCGAAGCAGAGCGCATCGAGGCGTGGGTGAACGCGGCCGTGGCGCAGGGGGCCCGGGTTGCCTGCGGGGGCCGGCGCGAGGGAGGTTACTTCATGCCGACGGCGCTGCTCGGCGTGACGCCGGATATGGACGTCTCCTGCCGCGAGACCTTCGCGCCTGTCGTGTCCATCGTTCCTTATGCTTCGCTGGACGAGGCGATTGCGCTGGCGAACCGTTCGGATTTTGGCCTGAACGCCGGCATTTATACGGCGAATCTGGCCAATGCGATGCGGGCGGCCCGAGAGCTTGAGGCGGGCGGCATCATCATCAATGACATCCCGACCTTCCGGACCGATCATATGCCGTATGGCGGCGTCAAGAAAAGCGGCTACGGCCGGGAAGGCGTCAAATATGCGATTCAGGACATGACGGAATTGAAATTCGTGTCCGTGAACACCTTGCCGTCAGCATGA
- a CDS encoding glycerophosphoryl diester phosphodiesterase membrane domain-containing protein: MNTMKLRTRRPFQMIRGVLQVWKYAYRPFLLFELFYKLMTIGLFIPFLSIVFNKILEIGGFGAAANHDLLRFVLSRYGMLSLVLLAPVAMMLIYTEFAVLIYIAYYGMQGKTVRLRAVVLKALSRLPGLWRIGIFGLAMYLLLLFPLLNMGFGSSLLPNVTIPNFITGELMKTGTGTAAFVLFFTFVAILNLLCIYALPILVLEESNRFWRAFAKSARLFWKSKWSILRAVGEWVLVFALIVAVFIALIAAGIAVLPESLPETAIVTVGFVISFGIYVMTLVMTPLFITVVTRLYVRYAGKKHISLESGELDITKGHTRAERRLFASRHRPKLALFGLLMLIAIGWGVTVLLTDWGEAKDEFVIIAHRGNVNTGVENTLDAFEGAVQAGADYIELDILQTKDRKLAVIHDHNLKRLARRNVNVYDLTLAELQDIPLFQNGYAGRVPSLDEVLDAMKGRIRLNLELKTHGYETPDYVSGFIDTIRRHQAENEVVVSSLEYDLLQEVKEKAPELKVGYIIYATFAPLNRFDADFFVVEEAFVTARLVASAKLIGKPLYVWTINDPERAAHFYSLGVDGIITDIPKEAREAVMELGGEPVFLLTLD; encoded by the coding sequence ATGAACACCATGAAACTACGGACGCGGCGTCCGTTTCAAATGATTCGCGGGGTGCTTCAGGTCTGGAAATACGCCTATCGGCCCTTTCTTCTTTTTGAGCTGTTCTACAAACTGATGACAATCGGGTTGTTCATCCCGTTCCTGTCGATCGTGTTCAACAAAATATTGGAGATCGGCGGCTTCGGCGCCGCCGCTAATCACGATCTGCTGCGCTTCGTTCTGAGCCGGTACGGTATGCTCAGTCTCGTCCTGCTCGCTCCGGTGGCCATGATGCTGATTTATACCGAATTCGCCGTTCTTATTTACATCGCATATTACGGGATGCAAGGCAAAACGGTCCGGCTGCGCGCCGTCGTGCTCAAGGCTTTGTCCCGCCTTCCCGGGCTGTGGCGCATCGGGATATTCGGGTTGGCGATGTATCTGCTTCTGCTGTTCCCGCTGCTGAATATGGGCTTTGGCTCCTCGCTGCTGCCGAATGTCACGATCCCGAATTTCATTACCGGCGAGCTGATGAAGACCGGCACCGGGACGGCGGCGTTTGTCTTGTTTTTCACGTTCGTCGCCATTCTGAACCTGCTCTGCATCTATGCGCTGCCCATTCTTGTGCTGGAGGAATCGAACCGGTTCTGGCGCGCCTTCGCCAAGAGCGCACGCCTGTTCTGGAAGAGCAAATGGTCGATTCTCCGGGCCGTCGGCGAATGGGTGCTCGTATTCGCGCTGATCGTCGCCGTCTTCATCGCCCTCATCGCCGCGGGGATTGCCGTCCTTCCGGAGAGTCTGCCCGAGACGGCCATCGTGACGGTCGGCTTCGTCATCAGCTTCGGCATCTACGTGATGACGCTAGTAATGACGCCCCTGTTCATCACCGTCGTCACGCGGCTCTATGTCCGCTATGCCGGGAAGAAGCACATTTCCCTGGAGTCGGGGGAGCTGGATATTACTAAGGGCCACACCCGGGCGGAGAGACGTCTCTTCGCATCGCGGCATCGTCCGAAGCTGGCCCTGTTCGGCCTGCTGATGCTCATTGCGATCGGCTGGGGCGTCACCGTGCTGCTGACCGACTGGGGCGAGGCGAAGGATGAGTTCGTTATTATCGCCCACCGCGGAAATGTGAATACAGGAGTCGAGAATACGCTCGATGCATTCGAGGGGGCAGTCCAGGCCGGGGCCGATTATATCGAGCTCGATATTTTGCAGACGAAGGATCGGAAGCTGGCCGTTATTCATGACCATAATCTGAAGCGCCTCGCGCGGCGCAATGTCAACGTCTATGATCTGACCTTGGCCGAGCTGCAGGACATTCCGCTTTTCCAAAACGGTTATGCCGGACGCGTTCCTTCGCTGGATGAAGTGCTGGATGCGATGAAGGGCCGCATCCGCCTCAACCTCGAACTGAAAACGCATGGCTATGAGACGCCAGATTATGTCTCCGGCTTCATCGATACGATCCGGCGGCATCAAGCCGAGAACGAGGTTGTCGTGTCCAGCCTTGAATATGATCTGCTGCAAGAGGTGAAAGAAAAGGCTCCCGAGCTGAAGGTCGGCTACATTATTTACGCGACCTTCGCGCCGCTGAACCGGTTCGACGCCGACTTCTTCGTCGTGGAAGAGGCGTTTGTCACCGCTCGCCTGGTCGCTTCCGCCAAGCTGATCGGCAAACCGCTCTATGTATGGACGATTAACGACCCGGAACGGGCAGCCCACTTCTATTCTCTCGGGGTCGACGGCATTATTACCGACATCCCGAAGGAAGCCAGAGAAGCCGTCATGGAGCTCGGCGGGGAACCGGTCTTTTTGCTTACTCTGGATTAG
- a CDS encoding mismatch-specific DNA-glycosylase, whose translation MNPIPDHLAWGLDVLFVGFNPSPRSGETGHHYANPRNRFWTILYRSGLTPNLYRAEEDGELLKLGYGFTNIVARPTPTAADITAAEYAEGRKLLRRKIETYRPQTVCFVGKGVYEAYSGRRGVEWGFQDDPVVEGVRDFVAPSSSGLVRMKLEEIVGIYAQLARQQERE comes from the coding sequence ATGAATCCAATACCCGATCATCTTGCCTGGGGCCTGGACGTGCTGTTCGTCGGCTTCAATCCAAGCCCGCGCTCGGGAGAGACGGGACATCATTACGCCAATCCGCGCAACCGCTTCTGGACGATTCTGTACCGGTCCGGCTTGACCCCGAACTTGTACCGGGCCGAGGAGGACGGGGAACTGCTGAAGCTGGGCTACGGCTTCACCAACATCGTCGCCCGGCCGACTCCGACGGCGGCGGATATCACTGCGGCCGAATATGCGGAGGGGCGCAAGCTGCTGCGCCGCAAAATCGAGACGTACCGCCCGCAGACCGTATGCTTCGTCGGCAAAGGCGTCTATGAGGCATACAGCGGGCGAAGAGGAGTGGAATGGGGGTTCCAGGACGATCCGGTCGTGGAAGGCGTGCGCGATTTCGTCGCGCCGTCATCCAGCGGGCTTGTGAGGATGAAGCTGGAGGAGATTGTCGGTATCTATGCGCAGTTGGCCCGGCAGCAGGAAAGGGAGTGA